From Thermococcus barophilus MP:
GAACCTCAGCTCAATAACTAAATCATCAAGCTTGGGTTTTTTCATGAGCTTCAGCTTTTCTTCCCCGACGATATATCCGCCTTCAATCAGCGCTGATAAAACTACGAGTCTGTTTATATCAACTTCATCGAATAATTCACCAATTTCCTTTTCTTCCCCAACCTGCCACTTTTGCATAAGCATTTCAAAAGACTGCTGAATCTCACCAAGCTTTTCATCGATCACATCAAAACCTTCGCTTTTTACAACCAGCTCGGAGTACCTTCCTTTGATCATGATAAAATGCTGGATTTCCCACCCAAGTTCTTCTTTTGTTTTGTTCATAATCCCAGCTTTGCTAAGCTCCTTTGAAAGTTCGATCATATCGTTCTTACTCAAGACTTCAAATCTCATTTGTATCCCCAAAGGTACTCCAGAATATCTGGTTATAAAGTTTCTCAACTTTTCTCAAGGAGAGACATCATCAGGGCTTTTAACGGCTTGTTTCTTAAAAGAGCCACTGCTTCCTCTATGTCATCTTTAAGATTGGGATATTTATCCCTGCTAATATACAGATAAAGAGCATACGCCATTATTTTTGGATTTCCTTCATTTATATTCTCTATTGCTTCCGCCAAGCTCAGATTCGTGAGCAGGGTATCTGCAAGGAGACGAAGCCTCTCCTTGTCTTGCTTTTTCAGAGCTTCCTTTAAAGGAAGATAAAATTCATTCAGAACAATGCGTGCACTTTTTTCCCTTTTATGAAGGTAATCCAGTGGGCTTTCAATAGCCTCCCTGTGCATGAATTTCCAAACGAGGTAGCCTAAAGGGAATGATATCAATATAACAACGAGAACCACGTATGGTGTGAGAGAAAAAGGTATCCTCTGAGCATACCGGCTTTTAATGTAGTATAAAAACATCATACCAACAACTAACCATAATGCAATTAAAATTAGGTAGTACTCAGAATAGTCCTTTCTTTTCTCCCAGATCCTATATTTATGGGCTGCTCCTGTTTCTTCAAGTAATTTTAACCTCTGTTCTGCCAGTTCAATCTCAGCTTCCAGTCTCTTTATCCTTTTCTCTATTTCTTTAAATACTTCCTCCATGTCCCTCATCTCAATCTTCCAAGATGAAGCGGGCAATTTTTTTGCTGATAACCTCTAAAATTGCCTCACCCTTCTCTTTTGTTGCACCTCTTGGATCATCATTTACGCCATTTGGAAACAGTTCAAGAGCTATATCCTTTCTAATTTTTCTGACTTTTGAAGTTCTCTTTTCGCCTTCAGCTTTTTCCATTTTAACTAATTCCGGCTTTATTGCCAGAATAACGGATGTCTCGTCTTCTCCAGCATGACCTTGAGAAGAGCATATGCTCAGAATGTCTTCCCTAAAGTCAATCCACCAGTTTATCAGCCACACTTCAACATTGTATCTCCTGGCAACCTCTTCAGCAGCTTCAACAAGCGGATAATAGTTTCCACCATGCCCATTTAGCAAGATGATTTTTCTGAAACCTTCTTCTGCAAATTCTGCCATAACGTCTCTAACGTATCTCCTCAGGGTGTCTGCTTTAACGTTTATAGTTCCTGGAAAGACATCGAGAACAAAACTATGCCCATACCAGATTGGAGGTGCAATTAGGATTTCTTTTCCTTTCTCCCTCAGCTTAGCTTCAACCCTCTTTGCTATTTCAACTGGAGCAAAGACATCAGTGCCAAGAGGCAAATGCTTTCCATGAGCCTCAACACTCCCAATCGGCAGAATTACAGTGTCGATTTTCTTCTTGATCTCATTAAATTCATCCCATGTCAAATTTTCCATGTACATTTTAATCCCCCTCAGATTTTTGACAGAATATCCTCATAAGTTTTTTCAATCTGCTTCGCAACCTTGTCCCAGGAATACCTTTCCTCCACAGCTCTCCTTCCGTTATTCCCAAACCATTCTCTAAGATTATCATCAAGGAGAAGCTTTTGAATGGCCTTTCTCAGCTCAAGTTCATTACCCGGAGGGACCAAAAGCCCACTTTCACTCTCTCTCACAATTTCAGGAATTCCCCCTACATCTGTTGCGATAACCGGCAAACCCGATGCCATTGCCTCCAAGATCACAATTCCAAATGCCTCGGCTGTTATTGAGGGAAGAACAAAAACATCTGCCATCCCAAAAATCTTTGGTAACATCTTGCTATCTACGTATCCCAAAAACCTAACCCTATCCTCAATCCTCAAGAACTTTGCTTGTGCTCTTAAGAATGGAAGCATTTCTCCAGAGCCCACCATGACCAAAGTTGCATCTTCAATTTCCGAGAAGGCATTGAGAAGAACGTGGGGACCTTTTCGATAGCTCATCCTGCTTACATACAGCACAACCTTGTTATCAATCCCAAATTCAGCTTTAATCCTCTCTTTATCCCATTTTGGTGTAAAAAGCTTATCATCAACGCCGTTTGGAATGATCTCTATTGGAGTATCCGTGAAATGCTCTATAAATGCTTTGGCAGCCTTGCTAACTGCAATTATCTTATGGGGATACTTCAGATAATTGCTGAACATGGGGAACGTTAAGCCCAAAGCCTCCCAGAGCTTTGATTCATGGGCAAAGGAAATACTGTGGGTTGTTAGGAGGGTTGCCTTTCCCATCTCTCTCCCAGCTTTTGCCGCTTTTAATGCCAGTGGTGTAAATGCATGATGGGAGTGAACAACGTCAAACTCTTTTAGAAATTCATTGAGCTCCCTTGTTGATTTCAGACTGTATGTGATATTCACCTCAAGAATTGGGCTCACTACGCCGGGGATTTTTATGAGTCTAATTCCCTTTTCTTCCAGCTCAGTTTCTTTTCCTGTCTCTCTGTTGTTTGTAATAATCGCAACCTCATGTCCCATTTCTCTAAGCTTTAATGCCAGATGGTGCATATGGCTTGCAACGCCGCCGATTTTTGGATAATACCAATCGCTAACAAGAGCTATCCTCATTTCTTATCACCCTCACCCAAAGCCCCGTAAAACACCACTGCACCTATTATCGAGTACATGTACTGAAAAAGAAATTTATAAATAAATGCGGTTATTGTTGCCTTAGTGGAAGCCCCGATTCCAAGAACAAGCCCAAACTCATTTGCTCCAAAGCCTGCGGGAATGCCGCTGACGGAAGCAAAGAGGATGCTCATCAGGAACCCATATAAAGCCTGCTTCACTGAAATTTCTAAATTGAACGCTTTTCCAACTGTGATAATACCAAAAACCTGGAGGAAAATTATCACTGCAGAGAGCAGAAAAGATATCAGAAGAACCACTCTGTTCTCTTTTGCTTCACTCCATCCCATATGTATCCGCTCTAAATAACTTCTCAGAGTCAGGATTAATCCTTTAATTCCGACACTTTCCCAAAACTTCAGCAGGGAATCAAGAACTTGGTATATACCCTTTTCATAAATGAGAGCAACCAAAATAAGAATCAATCCGAAAATTCCAACCTTTGTAAAGCCAACAAAAATAAGTGCAAATGAAAGGACCACCAAAAATTCTGTGCTCAGCCCAATTACAAGAGAAGAGAGAGCTTTGAAATAATCTCCCCCAACGAGTTTAACTTTTGCCATATGACCCACACTTGGGGGGAGGATAGTTATTAAGTAATAACCACTCAAGAAAGCTTTAAGTGTTTTCTTAAAATTCGTTCCTTGAACCTCCCTTAAAAACAAGTACCATCTGAGAGACGATAAAAGCAGGGTAAAAACCGAAAGCACAAGCGCCATGAGAATATACTTACAGGAAGCAGCTTTTAGAGCTAACCCAAGCTCACTGACATTGATGTTTTTGTATAGGTATGCGAGTGAAATTAAGAGAGCAATTAGAGTAAACACCCGGCTCTTATTCATATTACGCACCCAGTAATACCCTTAAAGCATGCAGAGCTAAAAGAAAAATTACAACTGCATCAAGGGTTCTATAATTTGCCCTAACACCCACAATCATGATGCCAAATGCCCCAAAGGGAATATTTAGGGCAGCTAAGAGCAGGGCTATTGAGATACCTGAAAATACCACAACAAGCTTTTCTGATAAAGCTTTGCCGATGACAATTGGGGTCGTTTTTAAATTTGCCGCTAAGTCACTTTCATAGTCTTCAAGATGATTTCTCAGCTCCATCGCAAACGAATAAAGTAGAAGAGCCAAACCGATCACGATTTCATATTTTGTTAGAACCCCGTCAAAAAATGCGCCATAGAAGAATGGCATCGCTCCGAAGAATATTCCGTGAGACACTACATCTAACACAGGCAGTGCTTTAAGTCTTGGTGGTGCTGAGTAGAGAGTAGCTAATAGCACCATTGAGACATAAATCAAAAGTTCTTCGCGCCCAAGGAAAGCCGCAAATAGTATCCCCAAAAACCCAATTACAGCTGAAGATATGATCCCATTTTTAAAGGTAAGCTCTCCATTAGCAATTGGGTTTTTATCTCTCTTCTGAGGATTCACTAAATCGGTGTCTACATCGAAGCAGTTATTGATGGCAAAGGCATATGCAACATACAGTATCAGGGATATTAAAACCAATACAGCATCTTTGAAATCAGGGTTATACTTGAAGCTTATCACCAATCCAAGCAACCCCATCCCTATGAAAGATTTACCGTCGATTATCCTGGTGTTTTTTATCATGGCTCGTAACATACACTCACCATCAGACATGCCTCAAAAATGCTTATAAGTATTTCCACCAAATTGTGAATAGGTATGAAGAAAAAGTTTCATAGTGATTGAGATGGAAGAAATGTTGAAAGCCTTCACAAACACACTTGAAAAATTCAAGCTCACCCGTTCGGAAATTAGAATATACTCCCTCCTCCTAAAAGAGCAGTTGACACCAAGGCAGATAGCGAAAAAGCTTGGTTTGTCCGAAAGAATCGTCAGGGAAAAGCTTCAGCATCTCCTTGAGCTTGGACTGGTGGAAAGAGAGCTTATAAGCAGGGGATGGATTGGATACCTATACAAAGCAAAGGCACCAAATGAGGCTCTTGATTCTCTCCTTTCTAAAATGGAAGAGCTGATAAAAAGTCTTAAAAAAGAAGCTAATAGGATGATCTAAAGCTTGAGCTTTCCTTCAAGAAGTTCTTTAACATATTTTGGCATTTGGAACAAGGTTTCATGCCTTTCTGGGTCATAGTAAACAAGCTCAAGCTCTTTCGCCCTATTCATATCTATTTTTTCAAAGTCAATGCTGCCTTTAATTCCAACTAAGAAGCTCCACGGGGAGGCATAACCTATAACTGGAAAGCTGAAATAATAAACCCTATCAAACACACTCTTCATGGCACTGTAGGCATCCAAAAGCTCATTTGTAAAGAGATAAACGCTACCTGATTGAGTTATTAGTATTCCTTCAGAATTCAGCACTTCGTACGCATGTCTGTAGAATTCTTCGCTGAAGAGCTGTTTTGCTGGCCCAACTGGATCAGTTGAATCAATTATTATCACATCAAACTTTTCTTCTGCTCTTTTGATGTACTCAACTCCATCACCAATGACAACCTCTGCCCTTGGGTCATCAAATGCTCCTCTATCAATGCCGAGATAAATCTTTGAAATCTCAACAACCATTTCGTCGATTTCAACCATAATGGCTTTTTCAACAGTTTTGTGCTTTAAGACCTCTCTCAAGGTTCCCCCATCGCCACCTCCAATGATAAGAACTTTCCTTGGGTTGGGATGAGCGAGCATTACGGGATGAACAAGCGGCTCATGATAGCTCTCCTCTCCCTGCTCCACAAGCTGGACTGTTCCTTCCAAAACCAAAAGCTTCCCAAATCCTTCAGTTTCATAAATCTCAATTCTCTGATATGAGCTCTGGGTCTCAAACAGTTTCTCCTTGATTTTGAATGCAACTCCGTAACCTCTTGGGTACCATTCTATGAAATGCATCTGGACTCACCTGATAACATATCCTTGGGGTTTAGTTTTAAAGTTAATGACAACAATCAAGGTTAAGATTATAAATCTCCCCTTCTTGTAAAGATATAAGTGAGCAACAATGACAGAGATGAGCTTTCGAAAGCAGTTATTCAAGGCAATAAAGGAACTTAAAAATGAGCTTGAAGAGCTTGGGAGATATGGAACACCATATTTAATAGGAGAGATAAAAAAGGATAACGGTAAATGGGAAGTTCATTTGGCAGTCTCTGTAATTGAAGAGGAAATAGAAGAATTCTCAATAGAAGAAAATGAAACTCTTATGTTTATTTGCCCGGTAAGGGATACTCGGCCATATAAGGTGTACATGGATGTTATATCCCTTATATCTAACAAGAGGCTACAACAAGAAATCAAGCCTGGAAGTGTAATAAAGGGAAACCCACGGAGAGCTTTAAAAAGAATGGGGTTCGAAATTCTGTGGATGCATTCTCAGAACACATCTGAAGGAGCCTATATCACAGTATGGGCCTCTAAAAGGGGAAACAAGTACACGATAACCATGAAGGTTGTAGGAGAGGAAGCCAAAATAATAGAGGTAAAAAAGATTTAATCCTCAAAAAGCAAACCTCTATCAAGTTTAACAATTGTTGGTCTTTTGCATTTAAGTGCCCTAATTATATATTCACTTGCCTTTAATGGCATCGTGTGATCTCCACAAGTATAAACATCAACTGCTGCGTAACCGTGCTCTGGCCATGTATGAATTGCAATGTGGCTTTCAGAAACCACAACGACACCAGAAACGCCCTGGGGAGAAAACTTATGAAAGCGCTTATCTATAATTGTGGCATTAGCTATCTCAGCC
This genomic window contains:
- a CDS encoding glycosyltransferase family 4 protein, whose translation is MRIALVSDWYYPKIGGVASHMHHLALKLREMGHEVAIITNNRETGKETELEEKGIRLIKIPGVVSPILEVNITYSLKSTRELNEFLKEFDVVHSHHAFTPLALKAAKAGREMGKATLLTTHSISFAHESKLWEALGLTFPMFSNYLKYPHKIIAVSKAAKAFIEHFTDTPIEIIPNGVDDKLFTPKWDKERIKAEFGIDNKVVLYVSRMSYRKGPHVLLNAFSEIEDATLVMVGSGEMLPFLRAQAKFLRIEDRVRFLGYVDSKMLPKIFGMADVFVLPSITAEAFGIVILEAMASGLPVIATDVGGIPEIVRESESGLLVPPGNELELRKAIQKLLLDDNLREWFGNNGRRAVEERYSWDKVAKQIEKTYEDILSKI
- a CDS encoding helix-turn-helix domain-containing protein, coding for MEEMLKAFTNTLEKFKLTRSEIRIYSLLLKEQLTPRQIAKKLGLSERIVREKLQHLLELGLVERELISRGWIGYLYKAKAPNEALDSLLSKMEELIKSLKKEANRMI
- the speD gene encoding adenosylmethionine decarboxylase is translated as MTQVTVDNPIGMHVVLDLYECDPQILDDIERIEEILTKAAEIANATIIDKRFHKFSPQGVSGVVVVSESHIAIHTWPEHGYAAVDVYTCGDHTMPLKASEYIIRALKCKRPTIVKLDRGLLFED
- a CDS encoding creatininase family protein; amino-acid sequence: MYMENLTWDEFNEIKKKIDTVILPIGSVEAHGKHLPLGTDVFAPVEIAKRVEAKLREKGKEILIAPPIWYGHSFVLDVFPGTINVKADTLRRYVRDVMAEFAEEGFRKIILLNGHGGNYYPLVEAAEEVARRYNVEVWLINWWIDFREDILSICSSQGHAGEDETSVILAIKPELVKMEKAEGEKRTSKVRKIRKDIALELFPNGVNDDPRGATKEKGEAILEVISKKIARFILED
- a CDS encoding UbiA prenyltransferase family protein — protein: MLRAMIKNTRIIDGKSFIGMGLLGLVISFKYNPDFKDAVLVLISLILYVAYAFAINNCFDVDTDLVNPQKRDKNPIANGELTFKNGIISSAVIGFLGILFAAFLGREELLIYVSMVLLATLYSAPPRLKALPVLDVVSHGIFFGAMPFFYGAFFDGVLTKYEIVIGLALLLYSFAMELRNHLEDYESDLAANLKTTPIVIGKALSEKLVVVFSGISIALLLAALNIPFGAFGIMIVGVRANYRTLDAVVIFLLALHALRVLLGA
- the speE gene encoding polyamine aminopropyltransferase → MHFIEWYPRGYGVAFKIKEKLFETQSSYQRIEIYETEGFGKLLVLEGTVQLVEQGEESYHEPLVHPVMLAHPNPRKVLIIGGGDGGTLREVLKHKTVEKAIMVEIDEMVVEISKIYLGIDRGAFDDPRAEVVIGDGVEYIKRAEEKFDVIIIDSTDPVGPAKQLFSEEFYRHAYEVLNSEGILITQSGSVYLFTNELLDAYSAMKSVFDRVYYFSFPVIGYASPWSFLVGIKGSIDFEKIDMNRAKELELVYYDPERHETLFQMPKYVKELLEGKLKL
- a CDS encoding lysylphosphatidylglycerol synthase transmembrane domain-containing protein → MNKSRVFTLIALLISLAYLYKNINVSELGLALKAASCKYILMALVLSVFTLLLSSLRWYLFLREVQGTNFKKTLKAFLSGYYLITILPPSVGHMAKVKLVGGDYFKALSSLVIGLSTEFLVVLSFALIFVGFTKVGIFGLILILVALIYEKGIYQVLDSLLKFWESVGIKGLILTLRSYLERIHMGWSEAKENRVVLLISFLLSAVIIFLQVFGIITVGKAFNLEISVKQALYGFLMSILFASVSGIPAGFGANEFGLVLGIGASTKATITAFIYKFLFQYMYSIIGAVVFYGALGEGDKK